The DNA region atgttcagattttgtctttttggtgCTTCTTTTCCTTCCTCAATTCCTTCATTATCAGTGTCTTCAGTGCtttcctcatttcctttttttctctttctttcagcaGCTCGCTGCTTCTTTCCACCCTTTCCCACCAATTCCCACTCTTTATCTTCATTCCGACCACTCCTTCCTTCCTCGTCACTACACTCCATACTATTACAGTCACGTCTTTCCAAATCCAACGTCGTCATGTTCCGAATTAAGTCGCATTTAACACCGAAGTTCAGCGAATCAGTCCTCCTCCTCTCCGTCCCGGAACCTCGACTCAGGACGCTTCCCTCCCCACACTTCACCTGACAGTCCCCTGCTCTGTACTGAGCGGATACGCCCTGTTTAAACTCGAACCGCCTCCGACAGAGAGAAGCACGCAGCGAACAGAGCGAGAGGGTTCGCCCCCCGCCACTCGGTTTtcgttttatttaaaaatccagACAAATGGCGGCTTAAATCGAGTCCGAATACGCAGACTCGTACGGAGACTTCGGAGCCCCCTAGGGGACatgtgggaattttttttttcttttgtattccCTTGCAGTTAATGTGCAAAATACATCCTGGTCTATTTGTGTACAGTCACAGTGATAGCAAATCCCAATTTAAAATTGCACATAAGTATACCTTAAAAGAGCCTCatacattctttaaaaaatagtccaaatagcttggatatacagtacagaccaaaagtttggacacacctttctaattcaatgggttttctttattttcatgactatttataaggcaagaaatcccacttattaacctgacagggcacacctatgaagtgaaaaccattccaggtgactacctcttgaagctcatcaagaaaatgcagagtgtgtgcaaagcagtaatcacagcaaaaggttgctactttgaagaaactagaatataaggggtattttcagttgttttacacttttttgtttagtgcatatttccacatgtgttattcatagttttgatgccttcagtgtgaatctacaatgtcaatagtcatgaaaataaaggaaactcattgaattaaaaggtgtgtccaaacttttggtctgtactgtatattttgtttcttcctctccttctttCAGAAAGCTTCTGTTTATGTCTTAGAGACGGGATGAAAGCTCCTGTTTTGCTTTAGCATTTCGTATGTAAGTGTGCGGTACATTTGCATCCTAAaggaaaagatataaaactcCAGATATCTCACAAACGACTAGTACATCATTGCAAGAAAACAATTGCAAAGGAACTCAAAAGTATTTAATTCCCATGCAAAACGTGTTGCTCAGGAATGCAAAAGGAATTACGAGGTAACTCAAACGTTTTGCGCGAGAGTGCATACTTGTGCAAGGCAATGCAATCTGTACACAGACTGGCTGGTGGGGAAAATATATAGTGCGTTTCAGAGGTTCTGTAGCATCAAACAAAAAGAACCCGAAGTCCATTACTCTAATTTGTACTGGTTGTCCTATCTATCAAGAACAGAGCTCTGCAATCTTTACAAACTAAGTAGTCATTTTTGCAGATAAtcaagctaaataaaacttgtttagagCCTTCAAAAGGGagatattatgtattttccaggtacaTGGTTGCATTTTATAGCACTATCAAGCaactatgttgccttcagttgttatgcaaaatgctgtatatatcaaaaacgactttaaaaaatgtacaattgcAATTTAATGGCTTTAAATTGAGCCCCTGTCTCTTTGgagtgttggactgagaagtaattCATAGTTCCACCAGATTAATTGATGCTTTCGCTAGTCTGTTGGAACCGTGTGGGAAAGGAATGGGGCAGGGaggctctgtgaggcagaatcTCGGCTGGAGACCGCAGCTCCATGagggagctttgtggaaataggcggCGCTTTGTGGAATCAAGTGTTTGGGCACCCCCAAATGGCTGcaaaacaacactccaggtatggttttgcacagcaaacatgtgaaatAAAGCACTCTGGTCAAATAAGGTCAAATGATAAGTTGATTTCACAGTGTGTTGACGGCTTCAAAAAGAAAAGCGGAAAATCacctttgtttttctcatcttttttttctggatgacAAAAAGCAAAGTCAAACACAATGCTTGGagctaaaaatgacaaattaatgCCACCAACACCTCAGATTTAGGTAACGTAACCATGGAATGTCTTCATGCATCATATATAACATTCAGGAAACACAACTGAATTGAATGTTCTACCGCAGGGATGTCCAAACATTTGGCACCACATAGGTCAAAATCAGCTAGCTGAAAGGACACATGggccctttttttaaaaataaaaacacaaaatagttttatgtaaattataAAACTGAACATACCCTTACCATTCTAAAGAATGGCTAGAGAAATGGGTCTATCTGTCACATCGTATTTAAACCCCAGGATGGTTTTAGAGTAATTCCTGTCACATCATGccactgcaaaaaaaatctgaatatattttaaagttgcttttattttttacagatctTCACTGAAGGCACACCAATAATCATGTTGGGAAATGCACAGTTATTGAGAGAGCCAGCAAACACAGCACATCATTCTGTTCTTGTTTGTGTGCAGGCAGGGAAACAAACAGCCTCGCAGATGAGCCAGCGTGAGTCACTCGGGAGGCAAGAAAACATAGCAACTCCGACACTGTGCTGCTGTTTCATTCTGctgttgctttaaatgtttgaggGTGTGGATGAAATAACATGTAAATGTCGAGTCACCGGCGCGATTTAAATAACAGCGCATTGTGTTTATGtggcttttaatttaaaaaaaaaatgcacagaaCAACAGTCCAGAAAGCGGGGATTGATCAAAAACATGTTCTGTTGGTGCCAGAGGCGGAGCTAGAGGGGGGGCCGGGGGGGCCAGTGCCCCCCCAGCCATCTGATTGGCCCCCCCAGCGGCCCCCCCAAATGATCGACATGTCACGACACCCAGTCATTCCTTCACAGTAGGTAGCACTATGTACCACAATGGGTTGTGACACTTGTGACTGTTGTGACTGCTCAAAAGCAGCAGGGGGCGATATGCACCATTTACGTTTATTGTGATACACCATTTGGACACAACAGAGTTGACCCaacagaagaagagaaggagaaCCGCGAAGAGACGATAGAGAAATATTGTACAGCTAAGAGGAATACAGTCGATTTGACTCCAAGACGGATAATCTGACTTCAAAGGTAAGTTTTACAATGGTTTACTactaccaataaaaaaaacccgttaaaaacattttgtgctcAGCCAGGAAATAGTTTCTGGTAGTTGAGTTACTACTATAAGTTGCGAGCATCAAGCTAACAATGCTACAGCTATAGACATACGTAGACGCCGACTTAGTGAGCGAGTCGGCCAGTTGCTATGATACGTCACGTCTGCCAGTCAGACTCGTAATGCACGCAGAAGCAAAAAGTATTGTAAAGACGCTGACGTGTTTCAGTGTGTTTACCACTCACGTCTGCCTGAACAATGTCGGGAGGATAAATAcgggaagtaaaaaaaaaagtatccaaCGTGGTGCATGTgttatcagacagaatggatcacGACATTCCTGATTATATGACCTGCCAAAATCCTCTGGTCTGTAATGCTCTTTCTTTCTAACAGCGATTTCTTATTAGCTCTCgcattaaataaaactatacagaatgaaaaatgttagctatactaagaaaataaaaatcagagtaGTTACTTCTGGCCAATATAATTACATGGGAAATATTTATTGGCTCAGAAGCTGTCGTTTGGCCACAAAGTCAAGAAATTCTGTTCATAAAAttgtgttctttctttcttacctGTGAAAGGTAATGCTAATGGAGCCAGCTTGTACtataaaatgagtgaaaaaactCCACACAAGTTCCCCACTGACATTTGCTATTTTTACTAAttcttttctaaacattttctatgAAACGGCAACACTTTGTTAGAGGTTCCGTTTCCCCTAGGAAAGGGCATGAACTTGTGACAATTTAATCTGTTActctttttgctttattatgttttccatgaaatgtttaatttatttaaattcttatgTGTTTagctttgtcattttcttttatgttttcttttatcttatcGCTGATGTTTAGCACTTTATTTCAGCTCTGGCTGCtgttaaagtgctttataaataaagtcgATAATGATCATGAACAAAAACAGGTTAGTCGGTCCAGTAGCTGAGAAGTTTGAATGCTGAACATACAGCCACAGTCTGTTTCCCCTGACCTACACACTGGAAGTGGGGATCTATTAACACTAAGTAATAGGAATTGATACTTGGCATAACATGactggcttgttttttttcctaggGTCAGTTGAGAATGAAAAGACAGGGAGGCAGGATAGACAGCTTCTttataaaaagaagcaaatcaGGCACAGATCAAACAGGGTTCAGCTCTGACATCAGCAGTCCTGGTAGCTCATGTCCTGAGAACAGTCACGAGAAAGAAAGTCTGGCAAACACCAATCCACCATCACCAGGTCAGAGTATCTACAGAAACAGTCAAATTCCTGCCCCGTTTTAGGTTATTTTTACTTGCTGGCTTCTGCtaatgtgtttctttaattGTTGGTTCAATTATGTTAATGTACTGTTTTTACAACGTAGTTCCATCAAAGGAGGagtctgaaaacacagaaagctCTGCGCCTGACCAGGATGATGATGAGCCAGAAGGGGCAATTGCAGGAGATATCACTGATCTCTTCTCAGCAGTGTCCAGCACTCCTTTTGCTTTTCCAAAAGGACCCAGTGGTAATTTTACTTACACTAAGACCTGCTTAGTAGCTGCACAATTTACATGACATAATGATCATGTAAATTATGTGTACATAACCATTGTGTTTGTATTCCAGATATTTCAAAGTCAAAAGAACAGGGCCCTGTTCAGCCAAGTTTGACAAACTTCCCCAGAACTCAGCATGGAACAAGAAAGAGAACTTTTCACAGCTCCTGGTACAAAGACTATTCTTGGTTAGAATATTCTCTTATTAAAGACTCCTCCTACTGCTTTGCCTGTAGGCATTTTTCTTTGCCTAATGCACCAGATAGTGTCTTTGCTTCGCATTCCGGCTTCAGTAATTGGAAAAAGGCATTGTCCAAGGAGTCTGGATTTAAGCTTCACTCAAAGTTAGAGCACCATGTAAATGCAATGTATGCATGGAGTCAATATAAAAGGGCTAATGAGGGAAATACAACCATGCTAAATTCTATAAACACAAACCGGAAAAAAGTGGTGGAAGAAAACCgttattatattaaaacaatagCCGATGTTCTTCTTTTGActgcaacacaaaatattgctCAAAGGGGTCATCGAGAGTCTGGGGACTCTAGAAATAAGGGAAACTTTTTGGCTATATTGGATGAAATAGCAAAGCATGATCAGTTAATTGAAAAAAAGCTTAGAGGATGTGCCAATGCAAAATACACAAGTCATCAAATCCAAAATGAAATTCTTCAGGGCTTAGCAGAGATGGTACAGACTGAAATCATAAAAGAAGTGAAGGAATGTGAAGTGTTCAGTGTTATTGCAGATGAAACAAAAGACTtgcaaaaaaaggaacaaatgtCTTTGGTTGTACGATATTATTACAATGGTGTCATCCACGAAAGCTTCCTATGTTTCCAGGCAGCTGAAAGCCTTAATGCAGCAGGTCTTAGTGCAATGATCATTAGCTGTCTTGAGAAACATGGTCTGGACTACAGGAATAACCTAGTGGGACAGGGTTATGACGGTGCATCCGTCATGAGTGGGAAGCATTCTGGTGTATCTGCCAGAATTCAGAGCAATGCCAGATTTGCATTTTATGTTCATTGTAACGCACATTGCTTGAATTTAGTCCTTGTTGATGCTACCAAAGCAGTCCCTGAGGTCGTTGACTTTTTTGCACTTCTACAGCAGCTTCATAACTTTGTGTCTGGCTCTTATGTTCATCTGAGGTGGCTTGACGTACAGAAAGAGTTGTATCCAGCAGAACAACCCAGGGAGCTCCAGGCACTTTCAGATACGAGGTGGGCCTGCAGGTATACGGCATGCCGTACCATGAGAGACAGACTTCCAGCAGTTCTGAGATTGTTGCAGGATATTGCACTTGAAAGAAATGGCGAAAGAACAGTGGAGGCAAGGGGCCTGCTTCTTCAAATAGATATCCAATTTTTAGGTCTTTTGGTTACCTTTTGTAAAGTGCTTGGTGATGCCAAATGTCTTTCCGACATGCTTCAGTCCAGCACTCTTGACCTAGCAAGAGCTGTAGATCTAGTAGGTGCTCTTATAGACACTTTCCAGGACTACAGAAATGAAAAGTACTTTGATGAACTATGGAAAGAGGTTGAGGAACTTGCTGAGAAGAGcaaaatcagtgtaaaaatTGACAGAAGAAATCCAAGATTAAGTTCAAAATTTCTTGACTCACTTGTAATGAGCACTATAGGACAGAGAAAATGTGATGACGAGGGCTTCCCCAGACCACTCTTTAATCAGGTGCTTGACTGTCTCATAGCGGAGTTAAAGAGGcgtttttcaaagaaaaattgtgAGATCATGCAAGGAGTGCAGTCCCTAAACCCCAAAAGTGCAACTTTCTTGAATGAGGAGCCTCTGATTGCTTTTGGACATATCTTTGAGTCAGATTTAGATGACCTGAAACATGAAGTGCACCAAATAAGGCGTTTGCTTGATCAGAGAATAAAGAGTGATTTAGGCACACCTTCTactttgcttgattttattctgtttcttgAACCTTATAAAGAGGTTTTACATGAATTATTCAGACTTTGCAAGATTGCAGTAGTTAGTCCAGTTAGTACTGCTTCTTGTGAGAGAagcttttctgctttaaaattaattaaaagttacCTAAGGACAACAATGGCTGATGCCAGGCTAAGTCACATTGGAACACTTAGCATAGAGTCAAGGAGGGCACGGGGCCTCAACATGGATGACTTTGTAACATATTTTGCTTCATCTCACAACAACCGAAGGATTTTACTTTTATGAGTGCATGAAGAAGTCTTGTGTTTCTCGTCATGATTTGGGTCTTCACCGACTGGTACTTGTACCAATGATAGTTTAGGAGTCAGTACATTTGGTCATAGCTGCATTAAGTtcgaaaataaaatgcacatgtAGCATCTATTAAATAACAGTTTCCATAACATACAACCTTCTTTTTTGAGATATTGTAATTGTGAACTGTGTGACACTGCATTCTCATTGTAAGTCTTGTCTTGTTACAATGGTGTCATTTAGAGGTTAATGTCCACTTATGCTTTGTGTGGCATGCATTGATAATAAACTGCAAATTACATGAGCAAATCTCATTTCATGagtctttatttatatatagtatGTGAATGAAAGTACTTTTACTGTATTGTCATTGTCATAGTCAGTGGACCCCTTACAGATAGCCCTGGCCCCCCATTCGCCCCTCCAGAAATAAAAGTCTAGCTCCGCCACTGGTTGGTGCTGCAGTCAAAGCGCACTAAGTTCACAGATAACTGCTGCCTCTGATGAAGTTTGTTCACTGAAGCTGAGCTGCTGCTAAAAGTGGCCTCTCCCCAATGAGCACCTGTTGTCTTTTCCTTCTCCCCGATTAGCCGCTGACCTTTAGCGAAGTCACAATCAAAAGTGCATGTTCTCTGTCAGGCTCCACACCATTAAGCTCccaacaaaaactgaatatcCAGAAAGACAGAACCTGCCCACATCAGAGTGCttacacagaaataaaagggCACCCCTTCTTTGTTTCAACAGAACTTTGGACAATCAGTTTTCCTGATGTTACAACTAAATATATGGCTCTTAAATCAGCATCCatacatttgaattttacaTGTGAGAACACAGATATATCAACATGCCCAACATTTATTACCAAACCTTAATTTGGTTTTGCAGCTCTGGATTTTAGGATTTTAATGAAGGTCAACTACGATAACAACCGCATTGCATTAAAAAACACTTGATAATAACAATAAGATTTTGTCAAACAGCTACAACACcaattttgctgatttttttttaatgtttgtttagacaaattggaaatgaaaacaaacaaaataaatgttattgttccagaaaaaaagaagcttttacaGAGACATTACTTACATTTGTGACTCTATAAGTGTAGCTAGTGCtctgtttgagttttttattttgaaggggcaGCAAGTCTAACTCAATCACACACCCCTCTGCATCCCCAACAGGACTGGGACACCCAGACTTCTTGATGTGAACctgcaaaacacagaaaattatAGGGGCcaaaactaaagttttattCTGTCTTATGATTTGCTAGGGAATCAAAGTTCCCAGTTAAACATAGCATTTTAGTTGTTGTTTCCAGtttaatatttgcagtgttttccatctagtgcaggggtgggcactcctggtcctcgagggccggtgtcctgcaactcttagatgtctccctggtccaacacacctgaatccaacagctgaatctcctcctaagtgcagtcaagttctccagagtcctgttaacgacctcattatttgactcaggtgtgttgaagtagagatgcatctaaaagttgcaggacaccggccctcgaggaccaggagtgcccacccctgatctagtggttaaaaatatgttgcaatgctgccctctatTGGCCACATTTTCTGCGGATGTCATTCGAACACCTGTTATTCTGTTGTTGGAACTTGCAGCTCACTAAAACAATGCCTTATTTCCCCTGAAAAGgcttttgatttaaaagtaattgcccatgcaaatttgcatgcctTTGATTGTACTAGAGCAAACTACATGTGATTTGGTGGATATTTTGCAGACAGATGCTAAAATATGGCACTATCTGCACTCCAATGGACAATAATAACTATTTCACTGTAATTATATTCCAAGCTCAGTGTTTACTGCAGATACTTTCCCACCATTTGCACTCAAGAGGAAATGCGACT from Xiphophorus maculatus strain JP 163 A chromosome 14, X_maculatus-5.0-male, whole genome shotgun sequence includes:
- the LOC111610758 gene encoding zinc finger MYM-type protein 1-like isoform X2, which encodes MYAWSQYKRANEGNTTMLNSINTNRKKVVEENRYYIKTIADVLLLTATQNIAQRGHRESGDSRNKGNFLAILDEIAKHDQLIEKKLRGCANAKYTSHQIQNEILQGLAEMVQTEIIKEVKECEVFSVIADETKDLQKKEQMSLVVRYYYNGVIHESFLCFQAAESLNAAGLSAMIISCLEKHGLDYRNNLVGQGYDGASVMSGKHSGVSARIQSNARFAFYVHCNAHCLNLVLVDATKAVPEVVDFFALLQQLHNFVSGSYVHLRWLDVQKELYPAEQPRELQALSDTRWACRYTACRTMRDRLPAVLRLLQDIALERNGERTVEARGLLLQIDIQFLGLLVTFCKVLGDAKCLSDMLQSSTLDLARAVDLVGALIDTFQDYRNEKYFDELWKEVEELAEKSKISVKIDRRNPRLSSKFLDSLVMSTIGQRKCDDEGFPRPLFNQVLDCLIAELKRRFSKKNCEIMQGVQSLNPKSATFLNEEPLIAFGHIFESDLDDLKHEVHQIRRLLDQRIKSDLGTPSTLLDFILFLEPYKEVLHELFRLCKIAVVSPVSTASCERSFSALKLIKSYLRTTMADARLSHIGTLSIESRRARGLNMDDFVTYFASSHNNRRILLL
- the LOC111610758 gene encoding zinc finger MYM-type protein 1-like isoform X1 produces the protein MLMYCFYNVVPSKEESENTESSAPDQDDDEPEGAIAGDITDLFSAVSSTPFAFPKGPSDISKSKEQGPVQPSLTNFPRTQHGTRKRTFHSSWYKDYSWLEYSLIKDSSYCFACRHFSLPNAPDSVFASHSGFSNWKKALSKESGFKLHSKLEHHVNAMYAWSQYKRANEGNTTMLNSINTNRKKVVEENRYYIKTIADVLLLTATQNIAQRGHRESGDSRNKGNFLAILDEIAKHDQLIEKKLRGCANAKYTSHQIQNEILQGLAEMVQTEIIKEVKECEVFSVIADETKDLQKKEQMSLVVRYYYNGVIHESFLCFQAAESLNAAGLSAMIISCLEKHGLDYRNNLVGQGYDGASVMSGKHSGVSARIQSNARFAFYVHCNAHCLNLVLVDATKAVPEVVDFFALLQQLHNFVSGSYVHLRWLDVQKELYPAEQPRELQALSDTRWACRYTACRTMRDRLPAVLRLLQDIALERNGERTVEARGLLLQIDIQFLGLLVTFCKVLGDAKCLSDMLQSSTLDLARAVDLVGALIDTFQDYRNEKYFDELWKEVEELAEKSKISVKIDRRNPRLSSKFLDSLVMSTIGQRKCDDEGFPRPLFNQVLDCLIAELKRRFSKKNCEIMQGVQSLNPKSATFLNEEPLIAFGHIFESDLDDLKHEVHQIRRLLDQRIKSDLGTPSTLLDFILFLEPYKEVLHELFRLCKIAVVSPVSTASCERSFSALKLIKSYLRTTMADARLSHIGTLSIESRRARGLNMDDFVTYFASSHNNRRILLL